The genomic segment GCTTTCATACATAAACAACAGCAACAGGAAAACCAGCACGGCGGCGGCGGCAAACACGGTCATCAGTCCCTGGAAGGCGATCCGCTGTTGTTCGTACAGGCCACCGAGTTGAAAGTAGGAACCTTGCGGGAGCAAGCCCGGCTGGGCCAGTTCTTTCTTGACATCGGTGATCACGGAACCGAGATCCCTGCCGCTGATACGGGCGGTCACGGCAATCATCTGTTTCAGGTTTTCACGGTTGATTTCTGCCTGCCCGGTCAGCTTGTCTATGCTGGCGATACGTTTCAAAGGTAGCAGATGACCATCTGGCGCGCGTACCGTCAACAAGCCAAGGTCCTGGTCAGTCTGGCGCATCTCTTGCGGCAGTCTTACCCGTAAGCCGATAGTTTTGACGTCGGTCATGACTTGGGTAGTGACGTTGCCGCTCAAGCTATCGGACAGCGTTTTGGTGACGGCGGCCGGATCCAGTCCTTCCTGGGCGGCCTTGAGCGGATCGATGTGCACTTGTAATGCATCGCCCGCAGGATTGATGCCATTCTTGACATCCACCACGCCGTTGATCTTTGCAATGCGCGCAGCGACCTTGGTGGCGATGCCGCTGAGCGCTTTCGGGTCAGCGGAGAAAATCTTGATCTCCACCGGTTGCGGTACTGCTGTCAGATCGCCGATCAAGTCTTCCATGAGCTGCGCCATTTCCGTATGCAAGCCGGGGATTTCCTGTTCGGTGCGAGCCCGGATCTGTTCCATGACCTGGTCCACAGGCTGACGCTTCCCTTGTTTCAGGCGAACGAAAAAATCACCGTGGTTAGGCTCGCTGATACCGCCGCCGAGGCCGGTTCCGGTGCGGCGCGAATAGGTCTGCACGTTCGGATTTTGTTGCACGATGGCTTCCAGTTGCCGCACCAGCCGGTCGGTTTCGGTGACAGCCGTTCCCGGTTCGGTGTAATAGTCCAGGACGAAACCGCCTTCGTCCATCGATGGCATGAAGCCCGAGCCGACATGCTGAAAGCCGATGTATCCGGCGCCGAGCAGAGGGATGACGGCCAGCAGCACCAGCACAGGCTGTTTGAGCAAACGCAGCATTATCCGCGTATATTTTTCATGGAACCACAATGTGATGCGGCCGTTCTGATCTGCATTGGCATCTTTTTCGTTAAGAAATTTTGACGCCAGCACCGGCACAGCAAGCCATGTAATCAAGAAAGAAATAAACAGGCTGGTCGCCATGGTGACCGACAAAGCCTTGAAGAAGGCGCCGGTGACGCCGCTCAGGAAGGCCAGCGGCGCAAAGATAATCAAGGTGGAAGCGCTGGAGCCCAGCAAAGGCCGGAAGAATTCCAATGCAGAGTTCATCACATTATTGGCCACGGCCTCTTTGCTGCCGTGTAGTCTTCTTACAATATGCTCAATCATTACGATGGCATCATCGATGATCAGCCCGACTGCGGCAGCCATCCCGCCCAGCGTCATGATATTGAAGCTCATGTTGAGCAGCCACACCACCACTACGGTAGTGGCCAGCACGGCGGGTACGACAATCACGGCGATCAGGGTAATCTTGACATTGCGCAGAAATACCAGCAACACCAGCGCCGCCAGGCCGATGCCGATCAGGATCGCATCGCGCACGCTCGAGGCGGAAGCCGTCACCAGCTCGCTTTGGTCGTACCAGTTGGCGATACTGACTCCGGCCGGCAGTTGCGACTGGAAATCGCGCAACTTGGTCTTGACGTCGTTGGCGATCTGCACGCTGTTGCTGCCTGGCTGCTGGTAAATCGACAGTAATACCGCCGACCTGCCGTCAGCGGTAACCCTGATCCATTCCGGCACTGTGGAGCGCTTGACCGTTGCGACATCCTGTACCCGCACCACGCCGTTGACGCCGCTGCTGAGTACTGTCTGCTGAATCTGTTCTATAGTCTGCAGACGCGCTTCCGACATCACCAGATATAGCTTGTAATGGTCTTCCAGCCGGCCGACGACATTGATGACATTGTTGGCCGACAGCGTACGCGCGACATCGTCCGCAGTCAGACTGCGGACCAGCAGTTTTTGCGGGTCGACCTCAACCTGATACTCTTCCAGCGCGCCGCCGATGGCTTGTACCTGCGCAACGCCAGGCACACCGGATAACAGGGGGCGCAATTGATAATCAGCAAGATCGCGCAGCTTGACGGGAGAAACCGTGGCCGAGGTCAGGCTGTATGCGATGATCGGAAATACCGTCGGATCCATGCGCCTGGTTTGCACCACGGTGCCAGGCGGAAGTTGCGACATGATTTGCGCCGTGGCTGCATTTACCTGCAAGGTGGCTGAGGCCATATCGAGGCCCCAGTCGAAATTGACCGATATTTCGGCTGAGCCGCGCGCGGTGGTAGAGCGGACATTTTTCACGCCGGGCACGCGGCGCACGGCTTCTTCCACCGGCCGGGTTACCAGCATTTCCATTTGTTGCGGCGGCTGGTCGCCAGCATCGAGCGAGACGACTACGCGCGGGAAATCGACCGTGGGAAATAAGGAAGTTGGCAACTGAAACGCTGCGATCGCGCCGCCCAATGCCAATACTGCCATCAAGAACAAGATCGAACGGCGATGACTGCTGATCCAGGAAGCGACGCTCATCAGCGCGTCTCCCTTACCGGCATGCCATCTTGCAGTTCATAATTGCCTAGCACCACCAGCGGTGCGGCGGGATCGATGTCGCCGTTGACGCCAAGCGTTTCGCGATTGTCCAGCACACTGCGCAAGTTAACCCGATGTGCCAGATGTCCCTTGACTTGATACAGGTAAGCGCCGTGTGCGTCGGTAAGCACGGCCTGGCGCGGCACTTCGAACGCCTGTTCCTGCTCTGTCGTGATCTCGGCGCGTACACGCATGGCGGGGACCAGGCGCGGATCGGCAGGCGCTTTGACGACGACGCTGATGAGCTGGGTTTTTGGATCGATCAGATTCTGTATTTCGCTGACTGTCGACTGGATTTTCGTCTTCGGATCGGCTAGCGGCGAGAGCGTCACAGCCATGCCTTTCTTAATGCGCGACACATCTGCAGGATCGACGCCCAGCAATATTTTCAGGTTGGCGGTGACGCCGAATTGCATGACTGGCGCGCCCGGCTGGATCCGGTCTCCCTGCGCGGCAGTCAATCCAAGCACGATACCGTCGGCCGGCGCCGTCAGCGTTACTGCCGCGCTGCCGCCACCCAGCGTTCTTTGTGCTTCCAGCGCCGCTGTGGCGTCCTGCCGGGCTTTGTTCGCTGCGTCCAGTTGCGACTGTGTCGCCAACTGTAATTTCATCAAGGCTTCAATGCGCGTGAATTCCGCGGCGGCCAGCGTGCTGGCGCTTTGTGCTTGTTGATAGGCGAGTCTGGTGGTGGGGTCGCTGGCCAGTTCCACAAGAGGGCTACCTTTCTTGACCAGTTGTCCTTGCAATACGGCGAGCCGCGTTATCTGCGCAGGAAAGGCGCTGCTGATGGTTTGCGTGAGCCCCGGCGCAACGTCGCCGAAAGCCGTCAAGATCAAGGACATGTTTTTTTTCTGCAGCGCTTGCACAGTGACCTGGGCCGACGGCTCGGGAGCAGCCACCTCGGCGGCTTTTGGGCTGACGCTGAGCGCAATACCGGCGGTGACGGCCAGCACGCCTGCGGCGCAACCTGCGGAGATATAAATGATTTTCTTGTTCATGCTTATGACTTTCCTTGAGATTGTGTCGGCAGCTCGCCGCCAATCAGGCTTTGCAGCGCTACCCGTTGTTCGAGCATGGCCTGCTCCAACGCGTTTTTTTCAGTCTGTTTGGCCAACAGTGCGGTGTCCAGATTGGTCAGCATCAATGCGTCGACATTGCGTGCCTGGAAAGCAGTAAGCATGCGTTCTCGTTGCTGCTGCAACTGTTGCAGCCCAGCCATGACCTGGCTCATCTGCTGCCGATTGATTTCCTGTTCAGTCAGTAATTTGTCGATATCCGAGTACGCGAGATTCACCCGTTGCTGATATTCGTCATGCAATTTTTCACGAGTTGCCTGTTCAATCGCGATATTTCCTCGGTTTCTGTTGAAGATCGGCAGCGACAGGGAAACGTTAAACCCGCGCGAACTGACATTGCTGGTGTCGCGCGCACGCGTCAGGCCGATGGTAAGGGCTGGGAACTGGCCGATGATGGCGGCCCTGTAGCGCTGGTCTTCCGCCGCATAGCCGCTTTTGAGCGCCATCAGGTCTGGACGGCGCGCAGCCAAGGAAGGCAATATGCGGTTGATCGAATCGGTGTCCAGCGCCGGCAGCTCCGCAGTTCCATGCAATCGGACAGCGACCGATGGAGCCAGTCCCAGTAATGCGTTCAGATCGTGCCTGGCCTGGTTTTGCTGCCGTTGCAGCTCGTTCGACTGGCGCTTGAGATCTTGCGACGCGGTCAAAAAGACGGTTGCGATGTCGGAGGTAATTAAGCCTTGCCTCAGGGCTTCCTGACTTTGTGAAGCGCGCAGTTGCAGGAAGTCGTCATGCCGCTGCAATATCTCCTGCAGTTTTGCACCCTGCGTCAGTTTGATGAAAAGCATGCGTGCCTGCGCAATGACTTGCCACTCTTGCCACAGCAGGTTGAGATCGGCTTTGCCGGCATCGGCTTCTGCCGCCCGACGGATGGTTGAGCGTGTCAGCAAACTACCGAAATCATAACTTGGTCCGATCGAATAGCCGCGCGATGAGCCGGGATCGGGATGAAGCTTGAAGTCAGCCGAAAGGGCTAGCTGAGGGTCGGGCAGCAGCGATGCGGAAAATGCTTGTGCTTGGGCGATATGGACATCGTCGCGCGCCAGTTTCAGGTCAGGGTTGTTGACCACGGCAAGAATAGCAACATCAGTCATGTCCAGCCCATCCGGACCAGGCGCAAAAGGGTGTGCCGCCAAGGGCGGCAGCGCCAGAGGGTGGGGCGCAACTGCAATGTGAGGAAGGTCGGTTGTCCAGGTCGGCTTATCTGCCAAGGGCAAGGGTTGATAGCTGGTGCAAGCGGTCAATGCCAGTGGGAGAAGTAGTGCTAATCCATACTTTTTCGTCATGTCTTGGTCAGCCTGCAAAAGAACAGCCGCTTTCCATTAAAGCAAGCCTGCTGCCAAGCTTAGACGATTAGAGTTAGCTGGAAATTAGATGGCGCGCAAATGCTGCCGGTGCATGAGAAATGGCAATGTTCAAAAATTGCTAGCACTTGATACTTAGCTGGAGCTTAGCTTGAGCTTTTCATCGTTCGGTGTTGCCAGTGTGTGACGCGGGAGCCTCCTTGTAACTATCAGGTCATAAAACGAAGCGATATTGGATATCCAGGTAAGGCGCGCGATCGGTTCACCGTAAACCGGCGATGAAATGAAAATATCATCCTAACTCATTATCCGAGGCTGAAAACACCATGAAAATTAAACAAATGAATCCTGTTTTGATGATCGCAATTTCTCTGTCGCTGGCTGCTTGCGGCGGTGGCGGCAGTGATACATTTTCAACGGGGGCAGCGACACCTGCATTGGCTCCGGTCCCCAATACGGCGACGGCAACCGGCTTCACGCTGTCGGTTTTCACAAAAGCTCCTTCTGCCACCAGCAAGCCCGATTCAATTATCCAGATGGGCAGCAGCATATATATTGCCTATCAAAATGCGGGAGAAGTGAAAGATGGTTCGGTGCCTGGCATTACCAATGCGATCGTTCAGTATGATTTGAAGGGGAGTGCAGTCAAAACGTTTACTGCGCCAGGGCACGTCGACGGCCTGCTGGGGCGCAAGGATACGAATGCTTTGTGGGCCCTGGCAAACGAGGATGGCAATCCGATGCTGACGATTATCGATCTGGCGTCCGGCAGCCAGAAAACCTACACCGCCACGGTCAATCCGACCGCACATGGCGGCGGCTTCGACGACATGCAATTGATCAATGGCGTGGTCTACGTCAGTGCCTCTGCTCCCGCCACTGCCGGTACGCCGGCGCCGACGGTGGTTGCGCTCACGTTGAATGCCAATGGCACTACGTTTGACGTGGCGCCCGTATTGGCAGGCAACGCCATGGCGACCGATATCACGCCCTCCGTCGGCGGCGCCACGAATCCCAGCTACGGCAAGCAGGTTCAGCTCGCGCTGAGCGATCCGGATTCCATGGAGACCGATCCTTCCGGCAATCTCGTGCTGGATAGCCAGGCCGACGGCAAGCTGGTCTTCATCAGCAATCCGGGCCCATCGCAAACCGTCAGCGTTTTGTCGCTCACGCTCTATAACGACAAGGACGGACCGACGGAATTTGTCGATGACACGCGGTTCGTTCCCGCTGCCGGAACCAATGGTAATACCTTCATGCTATTTACTGATGCAGCAAATACGACTTATCGCGTAGACGCAGCGTTTAAAAAGGGTGATGCCTATAGCGCCGGTCAAGGCCAGGTCATGCAATTGGACAAGACTACCGGCCATCTCACACCGGTCGTAGTCGGAATCGGCGTAGCGTCCGCGCTGCAGGATCCTCACGGCATCGCATTTGTGGTTCCGTAAAAAACCCGGCAGCGCAGATGTTGAAAGGTGCTATTACGGCCTCGCCGCCATGTAAGCCTGTGCGGCGAGGTCTTGTGAGAGCACGACAATGCCGTTCCTCAGAATGCTCCGCTAAGCAAATAGCCGCCAACTGCCGCTATGGCTATGCCGCCCGCACGCGCTGCCGGCGTAGCCATTTTCCGACCTGCAGTGATGCCGATTATTAGGCCAGACAAATGCAAGAGCGCAGTCGCCGCCACAAAGCCGAAGCCGTAGAACAAGGTTGAGGCGCCGTGAGGCAATTCACTGCCATGCGCGTAACCGTGGAACAAGGCAAATACCGATACCACGCTGGCGCTGGCCCATACCGGCATGCGAATGGCGAAGGCGATCAGCAAACCTAGCAGGGCGACAGAGGCGGCGATGCCGGTTTCCACGCCAGGCATGATGACGCCTGCAAAGGCCAGCAACGCACCAGCCACCATCATCACCGGAAAGGCCAGTGGCAACACCCATTGTGCAGAGCGTTTGTTTTGCGCCGCCCATAAACCGACTGCCAGCATGGCCAGCAAATGATCGATGCCGGAAAACGGGTGGGTAAAGCCGTCGTTGAAGCCGAAGGCGTCGGGGTGGCCGGGATGGGCGAATGCCGACGTGACGCCGAATGCAGCAATCAGCAATGCGGTGGCGCGCCCGCAGGTTCTGGCGGAGAAGTGGGACATGGTGGGCTCCTTGGGAAAAGTGATGGGTGTTGTGTATTCCAGGCTTTTATTTGGGTTGATCCAGCAAGCCTTGCTTGCGGATAAAAGCGATCACTTGTTCCACGCCGTCGCCGCTGCGCAGATTGGTGAAAATGAACGGCCGTTCGCCGCGCATCCGTTTTGCGTCATGCGCCATGACGTCGAGATTGGCGCCGACATAGGGCGCAAGGTCGGTCTTGTTGATGATCAGCAGGTCGGAGCGGGTGATGCCGGGGCCGCCCTTGCGCGGGATTTTTTCGCCGCCGGCAACGTCGATCACATAGATGGTGAGGTCGGACAGCTCCGGGCTGAAGGTTGCTGCCAGGTTGTCGCCGCCGGATTCCAGCAGGATCAAGTCGAGGTTGGGAAAATCCGCGCTCATGCGGGAGATGGCCTCCAGGTTGATCGAGGCGTCTTCGCGGATGGCTGTGTGCGGGCAGCCGCCGGTCTCGACGCCCATCAGGCGTTCGGCCGGCAGGGCGTCGGCGCGTAGCAGGATTTCCATATCCTCTTTGGTATAGATGTCGTTGGTGATGACGGCCATGTCGTAGTGATCGCGCATGCCTTTGCACAGCATTTCACAAAGGGCGGTCTTGCCGGAGCCGACCGGGCCGCCGATGCCGACGCGGAGGGGATTTGACGTGGAGGAAGTGCTCATTCTTGGCTCGCTTTGCGGTTCGCTTAAAAATAGTGAATGTTTGGTTTCAGGAGCGATAGAGACGGCTGTACTGCTCTTCATGCTGCATCGACAGTAGCGACAGCCCCGGCGCCCAGTTGGATAATTCATGGTCGGCCAGGTTTTGCGCGCGCTCCGCCGCAATCTGCAACTCTGGCTGTAAAGACAGCAGCAGGCGCTGGCCCGCCACCTGTCCCAGTGGAATCGTTTTAACGCATACCAGCACCTGGTTTTCAGCCCAGGAAAACAGCATGCCCAGTAACGCCGCTTCATGGGGCACTTGCAACGCTACTGCGGCATACGCAAAAGCAGTAGGCAGCGGCAGTTCCGGCTGCGCTTGCAAGATGGCCAGCAGCGCAGCGTCGCCGATCTGCAATTCGATCGCCAGCTTGCCCAGGGAAAATCCCATCTGGATGGTTTCGGCGCGGAACTCGGCGGTATCGCGGGAGGCGATGAAGCGTTCAGTCCAGAGCTGTACCGCAGCGCCATCGCGGCGCTCGAATGCTTGCAGCAGACGCCAGAGCACCGGCGCTTCAAATACCGCCACCACTTGCTGCAAGTTGTCGCGGATCCAGCCGCGGGCCGATGCCGGGTCCTTGACCCAGCCTTTATCGATAGCGGTTTCCAACCCCTGAGAATAGCTGTAGGCGCCTATCGGCAGCGACGGGCTGGCGAGCTGCAGCAGATGGATGAGTTCGGTGGCATGCATGTCGTGCATCAGGCTCAGCTGCCGGTTTCATCGCCCGGACGATGGATTTTCTGGCGCAGAGGCACCGGCGCCAGCAAGCCGTCGCCATGGTGATGATGCCCGCCACCGTAGGCGCCGGATTCCGGCTCGAACGCCGCCAGTTCTTCGGTCACATTGGCATTGAGCCCTTCCAGCATTTCTTTCAGCACGGGGTCTTTGCGTATCCGCAGGAAACCGTCCCCTACGTGCGCCTGCGTATGACGGTTACCCAGATGGAATGCGCAGCGCAGCAGAGCGTGCTGGCTTTGGCATTCGACGCGGTAGGTTACTTCGGCTGCAGCTAATATCTTGACCACGCGCTGCCTGCCGGCGTCGTCCGTGCCCTTGAGCAGGTCGCCATGGCGCAGCACCGTGCCGCGCACCGTGAACACACCGACTTCTTCGCCGTTGCTCAGGTTGGCGCGCAGGCGGCTCTTCTCACGCAAGTCGTAGGGCAGGATCAGTTCGCCTTCGACCAGGTCGGCATGTTCTACTTTTGTATTGAGGATTAACATCTTTTGCCGTGAAAAAATAAGAATCGATAAGAGTCGATAAGAGGATAAAGAAGAGAAATCAGAACAAGAAATAACGCTGCGCCATCGGCAGCACACTAGCCGGTTCGCATACCAGCAGCTCGCCGTCGGCCCGTACTTCATAGGTTTCCGGGTTGACTTCCATGTGCGGCGTGGCGCTGTTGTGGATCATGTGATGCTTGCGCAAATGGCGCACATCCCGGATCGCCACCACTGGCTTGTTCAACTTCAGGCGCTCGCCGATGCCATCGTCATAGGCAGTTTGCGACACAAAGGTCAGCGAAGTCTTGAGTCCACCGCCGTAAGCGCCGAACATCATCCTGTAGTGCACCGGCTGCGGCGTCGGAATAGAGGCATTCGGGTCGCCCATCTGCGCTGCGGCGATCATGCCGCTTTTTAAGATTGTAGAGGGCTTGACGCCGAAGAAGGCCGGCTTCCACAGCACCAGGTCGGCGATCTTGCCGACCTCGATTGAGCCCACCACATGCGAAATGCCATGCGTGATCGCCGGATTAATGGTGTACTTAGCGATGTAGCGCTTGACCCGGAAATTGTCCGCTTTGCTGCCGCTGTCTTCGGGCAGCGCGCCGCGCTGGACTTTCATCTTGTGCGCGGTTTGCCAGGTGCGCATGATGACTTCACCGACCCGGCCCATGGCTTGCGAATCGGACGACATCATGCTGACGGCGCCAATGTCATGCAGGATATCCTCGGCGGCGATGGTCTCGCGACGGATGCGCGACTCGGCAAACGCCACATCTTCTGCAATCGCTGCATCCAGGTGATGGCAGACCATCAGCATGTCCAGGTGCTCGTCCAGCGTATTGACGGTATACGGTCGGGTCGGGTTGGTGGAGGAGGGCAGCACATTGCTGTTGCCGACTGCGGCGATGATGTCCGGCGCATGGCCGCCGCCGGCGCCTTCGGTATGGAAGGTATGGATGGTGCGATCCTGGAACGCCGCCAGCGTGTGCTCCAGGAAGCCGCCCTCGTTCAAGGTATCGCTATGGATCGCCACTTGTACGTCCATGCGGTCGGCCACAGTCAGGCAATTATCGATGGCGGCCGGGGTCGAGCCCCAATCCTCGTGCAGCTTGAGGCCGATGGCGCCGGCGCGCACCTGCTCCTCCAGCGGGCCGGGCAGGCTGACGTTGCCTTTTCCCATGAAGCCCAGGTTCATGGGAAAGGCATCGGCTGCCGACAGCATTGCATGCAGGTGCCAGGGGCCGGAGGTGCAGGTAGTGGCGAATGAACCTGCCGCCGGACCGGTACCGCCGCCGAGCATGGTGGTGACGCCGCTCATCAAAGCCTCTTCCATCTGTTGCGGGCAGATGAAATGGATATGAGTATCGATGCCGCCAGCGGTGACGATCTTGCCTTCGCCGGCGATGATTTCGGTGGCGCCGCCGATCACCATGGTCACGTCCGGCTGGATATCCGGATTGCCGGCCTTGCCGATGGCGGCGATCTTGCCGTCCTTGATGCCGATGTCGGCCTTGACGATGCCCCAGTGGTCGACGATCACCGCATTGGTGATCACCGTGTCCATCACATCCTTGTGCATGCGTTGCGACTGGCCCATGCCGTCGCGGATCACTTTGCCGCCGCCGAATTTCACTTCTTCGCCGTAGATTGCGTAGTCTTTCTCAATCTCGATAAAGAGTTCGGTGTCCGCCAGGCGGATACGGTCGCCGGTGGTCGGACCGAACATTTCTGCATAAGCGTGGCGCGAGATTTTGCTCATTTCTTCAATGCTCCCATGACCTTGCCATTAAAACCATACACCACACGCTCGCCCGCCAGCTCAACCAGCTCCACTGTGCGCTTCTGACCGGGCTCAAAACGGACCGCGGTGCCGGCGGCAATGTTGAGGCGCATGCCGTAAGCTTCCTCACGCTCGAACAGCAGCGCCGGATTGGCCTCGTAAAAATGAAAGTGCGAGCCGATCTGGACTGGCCGGTCGCCGCTATTGGCCACTGTCACGGTATTGCAGCGGCGGCCGACATTGAGTTCGATGTCGCCCGGCTGGATCAGCATTTCTCCTGGGATCATGACATTCTCCAGTTATCTCATTATTTTATGGAATCGGATGGTGCACGGTGACCAGCTTGCTGCCGTCGGGGAAAGTGGCTTCAACCTGGATATCCGGGATCATTTCGGGGATGCCGTCCATCACGTCGGCGCGCGTCAGGATCTTGCTGCCATAGGACATCAGTTCGGCCACGCTTTTGCCGTCGCGCGCACCTTCCATGATGGCGGCGCTGATCAAAGCGATGGCTTCCGGATAGTTCAGTTTCAGGCCGCGTGCCAGCCGCCGTTCAGCCAGCAAAGCGGCAGTGAATATCAGCAGTTTGTCCTTCTCTCTTGGCGTCAGGTCCATATCGTTCTCTCTTCCTTGTTCTTCTTTTGCGATGACTTCAAATAACGGCGCTGGAGGGTGTTGCAGTGCTTAGAGGCTGTTGCAAACACATTTGGCGTTGTTGCCCTTGCAGGGCGCCCCCGGGCTTGCAAGCCAGGGTCGTTCCGCAGGCAGACGACAGTGTCGTCTGAAACCCCTACTACACCTTCCTAGCCGTACTACTCGTACTGTCTTCGTCGGCGCACCTAGCCAGCTGTGTTTGCAACAGCCTCTTAGTGATCCGCTTAATGCTCCGTTCTATCATGTTCCACAGCGCCCGATCATCAAGTGTTCCAGATACGCGGTATATGCGCTTCATGCCCAAGTAGTTCGGGGCGAATGACTTGCCACGCCTGCATCATCCATTGTCTTGCCAGTTCACTCGAATGCCCCAGCAGGCGCAACACCAGTAGCGATTTGATCTGGGTCGCGCCGACGCTGGCCCTGCCGTCGGAAAGCTGGCTGGCGAGGTCGCGCAATTGCTGCACCACGCTGGCAGGGAAGCTCTTGCCAGCCACGATCAGGGTGGCGCAGACGGTACAGTCCGTCAGTCCCAGGCGGCTTTGCATGGCCGTGCCGCCGCCGTTCAGCACGCCTTGTTCAAACCATAATAATTTGCCGTCGCGGCGGATACTAATCTGCTGCGAAATGCGGCCGCTGTCGAACGATTCCCCCGAGGCGGTGCGGCCGAAGCACAGGATCTCGCCGCCGATGTAGCGAGCGTCGCCTTCCAGCTCGACCTGGTGTTCTAGCGCAACCTCGGCTTGGTCGAAAAAAATCGTTTCTTGCGGCAGCCATTCCAGGGTTGCCGCATCGGCAACCTGCAGCTGCACGTGTTGCTGCGATACCTTGCCGTTGGCCCGGTACCACTTGGCGGCGCCGGGCGTGGTGAGGAAAGCATGTGCGCCTTGGCCGACGCTGGCCTTGATTGTCAATTCGTCACCACCCACAACACCGCCGGGTGGGTGGACGATGATGGCGTGGCAGATCGAAACGTGCTCCGGATACAGGGCCTTTTGCACGCGCAAGGGACCGTAATGAGCACGGTCCAGCAAGCGCGTGGTGCCCTGGTCGTCGGCAAAGCGCAGCGACAGCCAGGCCTGGTTGGCGCCGCTCTGGTTTTGTCCGGCGAGCACAGGAGCAGGGGATAGATTATTTGAGGCCGGTAGCGGCGATGCCGTGAAATTATCCATGCGGCACTATACCGCCAAGTGTCGTTTCACGCTCTCGTCATCCATGCTTTCTTGGCTGCCTGCGGCCACTACCTCACCGCGTGAGAGCACCACGAAGTTGTCGGCCAGGTCGCGGGCAAAATCGAAATACTGTTCGCACAGCAGGATGCCGATATTGCCGCGCTCGCGCAGCAAGCGGATCACGCGGCCGATATCCTTGATGATGGAGGGCTGGATGCCTTCGGTCGGTTCGTCCAGGATGATCAGCTTGGGTTCTGCCAGCAATGCGCGTGCGATCGCCAACTGCTGCTGCTGGCCGCCGGAGAGATCGCCGCCGCGCCGGTGCAGCATTTCCTTGAGCACCGGGAATAGCTCATAGACCTCATCCTTGATCAGCAAAGCCTTCTTGCCGGATTTGGTGGCCATTCCCATCAGCAGGTTTTCTTCCACCGACAGGCGGGCGAATATTTCACGGCCTTGCGGCACGTAGGCAATTCCTAGCGCTGCGCGCTGGTGCGGCTTCAGGCTGGTGATGTCGCGGCCTTCCAGCGTTACTTTGCCGCTGGCGCTGGGCAGCACGCCCATCAGGCATTTCAGCAAGGTGGTTTTGCCGACGCCGTTGCGGCCGAGCAGAGCCAGGCACTTGCCTTTTTCCAGCGACAGGGTAATGCCGCGCAGCGTGTGCGAGGAGCCATAGTACTGGTTCAGTTGTTCAACGTTGAGCATGTTAGCGTCCAAGATAGACTTCGATTACCCGTTCGTCGGCCTGGACTTCCGACATCTTGCCGGCCGCCAGCACCGAACCTTCGTGCAGTACCGTGACCTTGCCCTGCTGGGCGATCTCAGCCACAAAGCCCATGTCGTGCTCGACCACCATGATCGAATGCTTGCCGCGCAATTCATTCAGCAATTCCGCAGTGCGCGCGGTTTCTGCGTCG from the Collimonas arenae genome contains:
- a CDS encoding urease accessory protein UreF, producing the protein MHATELIHLLQLASPSLPIGAYSYSQGLETAIDKGWVKDPASARGWIRDNLQQVVAVFEAPVLWRLLQAFERRDGAAVQLWTERFIASRDTAEFRAETIQMGFSLGKLAIELQIGDAALLAILQAQPELPLPTAFAYAAVALQVPHEAALLGMLFSWAENQVLVCVKTIPLGQVAGQRLLLSLQPELQIAAERAQNLADHELSNWAPGLSLLSMQHEEQYSRLYRS
- the ureE gene encoding urease accessory protein UreE codes for the protein MLILNTKVEHADLVEGELILPYDLREKSRLRANLSNGEEVGVFTVRGTVLRHGDLLKGTDDAGRQRVVKILAAAEVTYRVECQSQHALLRCAFHLGNRHTQAHVGDGFLRIRKDPVLKEMLEGLNANVTEELAAFEPESGAYGGGHHHHGDGLLAPVPLRQKIHRPGDETGS
- the ureC gene encoding urease subunit alpha, whose translation is MSKISRHAYAEMFGPTTGDRIRLADTELFIEIEKDYAIYGEEVKFGGGKVIRDGMGQSQRMHKDVMDTVITNAVIVDHWGIVKADIGIKDGKIAAIGKAGNPDIQPDVTMVIGGATEIIAGEGKIVTAGGIDTHIHFICPQQMEEALMSGVTTMLGGGTGPAAGSFATTCTSGPWHLHAMLSAADAFPMNLGFMGKGNVSLPGPLEEQVRAGAIGLKLHEDWGSTPAAIDNCLTVADRMDVQVAIHSDTLNEGGFLEHTLAAFQDRTIHTFHTEGAGGGHAPDIIAAVGNSNVLPSSTNPTRPYTVNTLDEHLDMLMVCHHLDAAIAEDVAFAESRIRRETIAAEDILHDIGAVSMMSSDSQAMGRVGEVIMRTWQTAHKMKVQRGALPEDSGSKADNFRVKRYIAKYTINPAITHGISHVVGSIEVGKIADLVLWKPAFFGVKPSTILKSGMIAAAQMGDPNASIPTPQPVHYRMMFGAYGGGLKTSLTFVSQTAYDDGIGERLKLNKPVVAIRDVRHLRKHHMIHNSATPHMEVNPETYEVRADGELLVCEPASVLPMAQRYFLF
- a CDS encoding urease subunit beta — protein: MIPGEMLIQPGDIELNVGRRCNTVTVANSGDRPVQIGSHFHFYEANPALLFEREEAYGMRLNIAAGTAVRFEPGQKRTVELVELAGERVVYGFNGKVMGALKK
- a CDS encoding urease subunit gamma produces the protein MDLTPREKDKLLIFTAALLAERRLARGLKLNYPEAIALISAAIMEGARDGKSVAELMSYGSKILTRADVMDGIPEMIPDIQVEATFPDGSKLVTVHHPIP
- a CDS encoding urease accessory protein UreD; translated protein: MDNFTASPLPASNNLSPAPVLAGQNQSGANQAWLSLRFADDQGTTRLLDRAHYGPLRVQKALYPEHVSICHAIIVHPPGGVVGGDELTIKASVGQGAHAFLTTPGAAKWYRANGKVSQQHVQLQVADAATLEWLPQETIFFDQAEVALEHQVELEGDARYIGGEILCFGRTASGESFDSGRISQQISIRRDGKLLWFEQGVLNGGGTAMQSRLGLTDCTVCATLIVAGKSFPASVVQQLRDLASQLSDGRASVGATQIKSLLVLRLLGHSSELARQWMMQAWQVIRPELLGHEAHIPRIWNT
- the urtE gene encoding urea ABC transporter ATP-binding subunit UrtE — translated: MLNVEQLNQYYGSSHTLRGITLSLEKGKCLALLGRNGVGKTTLLKCLMGVLPSASGKVTLEGRDITSLKPHQRAALGIAYVPQGREIFARLSVEENLLMGMATKSGKKALLIKDEVYELFPVLKEMLHRRGGDLSGGQQQQLAIARALLAEPKLIILDEPTEGIQPSIIKDIGRVIRLLRERGNIGILLCEQYFDFARDLADNFVVLSRGEVVAAGSQESMDDESVKRHLAV